The following nucleotide sequence is from Candidatus Krumholzibacteriia bacterium.
AACGTGCCCAATCCCTTCAACCCGGCCACCACGCTGCACTTCTCGACGGTGCGCACCGGCCGGGTACGGTTGACGATCTACGACTCCGCCGGCCGCAGGGTGCGCACGCTGGTCGACGGACGTCTGGAGGCCGGCCACCACGAACGACGGTGGGACGGCAGCGACGACACGGGCACGCCGGTGGCGAGCGGGGTCTACCGCGCCCGTCTGCAGGCGAACGGCCGCACGCTCTCGCGCTCCATGCTGTTGCTGGAGTGACGGGCGCCGATCAACCGCCGGCGCGTCTGGCGTCGTGGCCGCGCGCGCGGAGTTCGTCGACGACGAGCTCGACGTGGTCGCCCTGGATCTCGATGCGGCCGTCCTTGGCGGTGCCGCCGCTGCCGCAGCGCTGCTTCAGCTCCTTGGCCAGTGCGGCCAGGGCGAAGGGATCGAGCGCCACGCTCTCGATCACGGTCACGGTCTTGCCCTTGCGTCCCTTCGACTCGCGGCGCACGCGCA
It contains:
- a CDS encoding translation initiation factor Sui1 produces the protein MAKRKRDSGDGLVYSTDHGRMCPDCGRPVDDCTCSTIAGAVTGDGRVRVRRESKGRKGKTVTVIESVALDPFALAALAKELKQRCGSGGTAKDGRIEIQGDHVELVVDELRARGHDARRAGG